Genomic DNA from Mycobacterium stomatepiae:
GTAACGCGCCCGGATCGGACTCCAGCAGCATCTGGTGCGCCCGGCTCAGCCGGACCTCGCGCAGATACGCCATCGGCGTGACACCGAGATGATCGCTGAACGCCTGCTGTAGCGTGCGAACGCTCACATAGCTGCGCTCGGCCAGCACCGAGACCGTCAACGGTTGGTCCGCCTCGGCTTCAATGACGTCGATCGCGGCCCGGACCGCGAGCGGCTCCGGCTCGGCCGCCTTGGCTTCCAATGCGGCCCGGTATGAGTGATCGGTGGCGAGCAGCAGGCCGTGAACCAGACTCTCGGCGAACGGCAACCCGACAGCCGGCTGCTGCAGCGGGCTGCCCGGTTCGAACAGCTGCTCGGCGAACAGCGACACCATCGTGATCCAGCTGCGGACGGCCTGGTGCCTGGTCACCATGACGGGCTGACAGTCGATTTGGGAACTGACACAACGTCCCAGCGCGCCCGCGAGAGCGTCCTCGACGGCCTGCCGATCGATCATCACGGCCAGCATCCGGCCGGTGTAACGACAGATACCGGCCCTGCCCTCCGGCCGATAGACCCCGACCGAACCGGGTTTCGAGACGATCGAACGACGGCCGGCGCCGACGGCCGAAGACCTCGCGATCGGCACAGTGACGTGATAGTGCGGACGAATGTCGCCGCCGTTCACCCACACGTCATCGTGAAAATCGATGTCCAGCACAGTAATCGGACCGAGACGACGCGCCCGGTGCGTGAACGAAAACGAATCGGCGTTGACGGTCGGTCCGATTTCGGGCCACCAACGACACGGTGAATCAGGTCGGCCGGTGCGTAGCGCGGCGAAGTCGTCGACTGAGCGCACCGCGACCCAAGCGCTGTCTTCTGCGGTCACCCGGCCACCTCCCACTCGATCACGATAGTGCTCTTGCCCTGCGATCCGGCCAGGTCAAAGTTCCTCCCGGCTCGGAGGCCGAACCTAACACCGCCGCGCGGTTCTGACATGAACCCGTTCGTCGGCGGTGAGGCGGTGGAACGCCCTGCGGCGCAAGGTCTCCGTCGGCGTCTCGCGGTAGCGGGCCGAGTGGGCCGCGGCGAACCTGCCGAGATTGGTGAAACCCCATCGGTACGCGACCGATGCAACGGTCACCTGCGACGGGTCCGACCGCAGCAGCGCCTGATGCGCTCGCCGGAGCCGGACCTCGCGCAAATATGCCATCGGCGAAGTGTCCAGGTGACGCTGAAATCCCTGCTGCAGCGTGCGGACGCTGATGTGGGTGCGAGTCGCGATCGAGGACAGGGTCAACGGCAGATGCGCTTCTTCTTCGATGATTTCGATCGCGGAACGAATCGCGCGGGGCGCGAACAGCCGGACGTCTTTGGCGAGCGCGTCGCGGTGTGGGTGATCCACGGCTAGTAGAAACCCGCGGACCAGGCTGTCGACGAACGGCAGTCCGACCAGGGGTTGATTCAGCACACTGTCGACCCGAAAGACCTGATCTCTGAAAAGCGCCATCATGTTGATCCAGCTTCGTGCCGCGGCCGACTCGGTGGACATGACGGGCGCGAAATCAGGCTGCGACATCACCTGCCAACCGAGTGCATCGCTGAGCGCGTCCTCGACGGCCGAACGTTCGAGTTTGAACGAGACGAAATTGCTTCCGGCACTCCATTTCCCCAAGACGCGACCCTGCGGCGGATATACCATGGCCGCACCGGGTCCACCCGCCATTGAGAGACCCCGATATGCGGACTCGGTGCGTCCCGCGCGCATCACCACGACTCGATACGCCCCGCATACCTCGCCGGCGTCCAGCGCCATCTCGGACCCGAGAGCGACTTCGGAAACGGTAGCCGCACCGATTCGACCCACCCGACGACACAGCGAAAGCGATTCGGGCTCGCTCAGCAGATGCGTGTGGGCGCGGCCGCAGCACACCAGGGCAAAGTCGTCGAACGTCCGAGCCGGCTTCCAAATGTGCACATCCGAAGCGTCGGCCGTGGGTAATTCCGTCATTCGATCGCCTCCCTCCACGAATCCACTGATGCCCCTTACACACCCGCGTGCAAACAAGCTAACGTTGCTGGCCGAGGTCGCGCCATGCCGCCCTGGGGGCCGTGCGCAATCCGGCTAATCCGTTGCGTGTTTAGGCTAGCCCGGTTGTGGGCACATCCCTACGGTCTAGCCTGGGTATCGCACCGAGAAGCCCCTCGTCGAAACCGAAAGCCTTCCTATGACCCACGCTGAATCAGTTCCTATTCAGCGCTTTTCGGATCATCAGCTCGCGACCTTGGATGCTCGGATCGACGGTGACATCGTGCACTGTCTATCCACGGAATACCAGCAAGCGCGTCGTGTCTGGAACGCGATGATCGACCGATACCCCGCGCTGGTCGTCCGTTGCCGGGCCGACGGCGACGTCATCGCCGCAATAGAATTCGCCCGTGAGCATGCTATCGGGATGACCGTCAGAGGCGGCGGCCACAGTGTCGCAGGGCATTCCATGATCGACGGCGGCCCGATCATCGATCTCAGCCGGATGTGCGAGGTAAGCGTTGACCCAGACGCCGGCACGGTACGCGTCGGTGGCGGCTGCCTGATAGCGGATATGGACCGGGCTACCCAGATCCACGGTCTTGCAACGCCAGCGGGCGTGATGTCGGAGACGGGTGTGGCCGGGCTGGCACTCGGCGGTGGGACCGGTCGGCTCAGCCGCAAGTACGGCCTCACCTGCGACAATCTGCTTTCGGCTCGAGTGGTCTTGGCCAACGGCAGGGTGGTCCAAGTCAGCGCGAATGAGAATGCCGATCTGTATTGGGGCCTGCGTGGCGCAGGAACCAACTTCGGCGTCGTAATGGAGTTCGAATTTGCAGCACACGTTGTCGCCCAACCGCTTCCCGTTGGCACCGCATTCTATAGCCTGGATAATGCGGCCGATGCGATCGCCCACTACGACCAGGTGATGCGGCGCGCTCCCGATGACCTGAAGGTCGTGTTGTACTTGCGCCGCGCCTTCACTGAGCCGGGAGTGCCCGACGAGCTCGTCGACGCGCCGGTGTGTGCGAGGGTAAGCGTGTGGACCGGAAATCCCGCCGACGCCCGATCGATCAACGAACATCTGTGGAGCGGCGCTCCGCACGCGTTCACGGGAATCCAAGCGATACCGTTCGTCGAACTGCAATCGGTAAACGACGGCCTGCTCGGTCCCGGCGCCTGCAACTACACCAAAGGCGGCTACCTCGGTGAAATCACCGGTGACTGCGTCAGCGCGTTGATCGACTCGGCGCAGCGACTTCCTTCGGCGATGTCGGTGTTGGAGGTCTCCTATCAGCATGGCGCGCAGGACCGGCTGGGCGAAAGCGACACCGCTTTTCCGGATCGCCACGCCGATCACTTTCTCAATGTGCTCACTCGATGGGCACCAGGCGACGACGGTCGCCCCCATATCGAATGGGCACGAGAGACTTTCGCGACGACATCCAACTTTCATAGCGGAGGGGTCTACTCGAATTTCTTGGCTTACGACGACGATGGTCGGGTGCGCGAGACCTACCGAAACGGTAAATACGAGCGACTGGCCGCTATCAAGGCCGCCTACGCTCCTGACAACATCTTCAACAGCAACCCAAATATTCTCCCCGCCAACATGATTGAACGGCAAACCTGACGTGCACCTGGGCATGATCCCGGACGACCCGGCCGAATGGAAGGCGCTGGCGTCACGCCAACTACCGTTACCAATCTTCGAAACCCACTTCGCATTCGCCCGTGCACGCGCGATCATGGCGGCAACCAAACTTGGCGTTTTCGAGTCGTTGAGCGAGCAGGCGGCGACGCCGGCCGAGGTCGCCGAGCGGTGCGGAACGGACACGTTCGCGACGCGGCAACTGCTGGTCGCCCTCGCCGGGTCCGGCTACCTGCTGTACCGCGAAGGCCGGTACGCGCTGGCTCAGACCGCGCGCACCTGGCTGCTGTCGGAAAGTCCTCGCTCGATGGTCGATGCGGTGCTCTTCGCGTTCGACGAGTGGGAGCTCATGATGCACGTCGAAGACTATGTGCGTACCGGTATCCCGCTCGAGCTGCACCAGACCATGACCGGTGTGCAATGGGCGCATTACCTGCGGTCCATGCGGGCAATGGCCGGCGTGATCGCGCACGAGGTCGCGCAGTTCCTCCCGGTGCCGGGCGGCGCCACCGACATGATCGACGTCGGCGGCGCGCACGGACGTTACTCGGTTGCCCTGTGCCGGCGCCATTCCCAGTTGCGCTCGGTAGTCCTGGACGTGCCCGAGGCCGTCAGGGCCGCGGCGCCGCTGTTGGCCACCGAGAACCTGGGTGCTCGCGTCGTCCACCTCGAAGCCGACGCGCTGACGCATGGTTTCGGTGTCAAGACCTACGACGTGGTGTTGTTGTGCAATCTCGCACGACACTTCAGCGCCGCGGAGAACGCGCTGCTAATCCGGCGATTGGGGCGCGCCCTGCGGCCACGCGGCGTCCTCGCGGTTATCGAGCCCCTGCGTCTCGAAACAGGGCATAGTGCAAGCGAATTCGCTGCTCTGAACGAACTGTACTTCGGGTCGACCAGCCGCTCCGGCACATGGACAACACGTGACTCCGCGGACTGGCAGCGTGCTGCAGGACTGCAGCCGTCCGCCGACCCGATCACCTTGAGCGGCGGCGACGTCGGCTTACAGATCGCGACGAAGATCTAGCGGCTAACCCGGCAGCACCGGGACGGCGCCACCGGTCATCAGGCCCGGCACCTCCGACCACGTCTGCTGACTTTCCGACGCCGACGCCGAATACTGCAGCACGCCTTGCGGAGCCGCGACGTAGACGGTCGACGGGTTGGCCGCGATCGCGGTCAGCGGAATCTGCAAACCGTGCGCGGGAGCATCGGAGTTCACCCCGTCGAGGTTGACGTACGAGACCGGATGAGCGAGGTCGTTGCGGGTGACCACCATGTCGTCGCCGGTGCGCCAGTACAGGGACACCACCGTATTGCCCAGCCCGAAACCCAACCGACGGGGATAGGTCAGCGCATACTGCCCGGCCTGGGTCTGCTCGACACCCGCGAGGATGACCTCGCCGCCGATCACCATCGCGGCCCGGGTGCCGTCGCGGGACAGTTGCAGGTCGGTGATCGGCCCCGGGAACTTGCTCGCCAACGCCCCGGAATCCACCGGAAGGCGCGCGGGTTGCCCAGATGCCGGCTCCTGGATGGCCCGCAGCACGTTATTACCATCCACCACCACCCAGACCGCGTCGTCCAGGGCCCAACTGGGACGCGACAGGCTGTGTCCGTCGGCGGATTGAACCGCCTCGCCACCGAGATCACCGATCCACAGTGACTCCGCCATGTCGGGGGCGCCGCGGTGCAGGGTCACGACGGACGCCACCTGCCGTCCGCTGCGGGACAACGCGGCCAGCGTCTGGTCGCCCATCCGGCCGATAGCGCCGGGCACCGTGCTGGTCCGCTGCCCGTCCAATCCGACCAGCGATCCGTTGATCAGGGCGTGCAGGCCCGCGCCGGCTCCGTCGGCCACGCCGGGGTCGGTGGCGGCGACGTCGGAGGTGGTCCACCCTTCGGCGAACCGGTCGTCCAGCGGGGCCCCGTCGGCATTGATCACATAGGGCCCCCGGATGTCGGCTCGGGCCAGCGTCCAAATGATTTGCGCGGCAAGCAATTGCCTACTGTGCGGGTCGGTGGTCGACAGCTTCTGCAAATCGATGCGCGCCCCACCGTAGCCGCGCCCGATCCCGTTCTTACCGCCGTCGGCCCGGGTCACCGGCCCGCGCAGCCGCAAGGGCGGGGCGAGCAGGTTGCGTACTGTGTGCGCCATCTCGGGCCGGGGTCCGGCCAACAGCTTGGAGATGAGTTCGGTGGGCAGCTGATCATGGTCGGAGACCGCAACGTAGCGCGGGTCGGGCACCACCGTCTTACCGGTCGGGTCGGCGAAGTACAGCGTGTTGCGTTTGTAGGTGGCCTGAAACTGTTGCCAGTCCAGGAAAACACCGTTGGGCAGCTTGTCGATTCGCCAGCCGCCGGATGTCTTGACCAACTCGATCGCGCCCGGGTCCGGCAGCACGCCCTCGGCCGTCTCGAACACCCCGATATCGGACAGCGAACCCAAGATGTCAGCCCGCATCGTCGCCGAAACCCGTTCGGCGCCACGGGTTTCGACGAACACCACGTGGTCGATCAGCAGTGCGCTACCGGCGTCGTCCCAGGCGTTGGATGCCGACTGGGTGAGGAACTGCCGCGCCGCCAGATGCCGGTTGGCCGGATCGGCTGTGGCCTTGAGGAATTCGCGGAGCAACACGTCGGGATCCATGCCGGGGGTCGGCTTGGGCAGATTCGACGGCGCGGGCCGCTCGACCGTACCGATGGCCTGCGGCGCCGATGTGCTCGGCACCCCAGCACACCCGGCGAGCAGCGCCGCCAGCAGCGCGACGACGAGCTTGCGCCCGACGACGATGCGGGCCGAGATCGCCCGCTGAGAAGTCGGGCAATCCAGCGTCCGCATCACAGGCTCCACTCGGCGTGCTCATGCTGGCGCGGCCGCTCCGTGCCCACCGGCTGCTGCTGCCCGGGCTCCCCCGCCGGGGGCGCCGGCGTCGGGATGGGTTTCATCGGCAACGGACTGGTGGTGACCTTGTGGCCACGCACCAACGGAAGCGTCAGCCGGAAGCAGGCGCCCCGACCGGGTTCACCCCACGCCTCCAACCGTCCCTGGTGCAGGCGGGCGTCCTCGACGCTGATCGCCAGGCCCAGCCCGGTCCCGCCGGAGCGCCGTACCCGTGACGGGTCCGAGCGCCAGAACCGGCTGAACACCAGCTTCTCCTCGCCGGGCCGCAGCCCCACTCCGTAGTCGCGGACCGTGACGGCGACGGTGTCCTCATCGACGCCCATCCGGATCCGCACCGGTTTGTGCTCGGCATGGTCGATGGCGTTGGCGATCAAATTGCGCAGAATCCGCTCCACTCGCCGCGGATCGACCTCGGCGATCACCTCTTCGGCGGGCATGTCGACCAGCAGCTCGATGCCGGCGTCCTCGGAAAGGTGGCCCACATTGCCCAGCGCGCTCTGCACGGTCGTGCGCAGATCCACTGCCTCCACCGACAATTCGGCGACACCGGCGTCGTGCCGGGAGATTTCCAGCAGATCGTTGAGCAGCGTCTCAAAGCGATCGAGTTCGTTGACCATCAACTCCGTGGAGCGTTGCAGGGTGGGGTCGAGCTCGGAACTGTGGTCGTAGATCAGGTCGGCGGCCATCCGCACCGTGGTCAGCGGTGTACGAAGTTCGTGGCTGACATCGGAGGTGAACCGCCGCTGCAGGTTGCCGAACTCTTCGAGCTGGGTGATCTGGCGCGACAGACTCTCGGCCATGTCGTTGAAAGACACCGCCAGCCGTGCCATGTCGTCTTCACCGCGCACCGGCATTCGTTCGGACAGATGCCCCTCGGCGAACCGTTCGGCGATCCGCGACGCCGAGCGCACCGGCACCACCACTTGCCGCGATACCAGCAGGGCGATCCCGGCGAGCAGCACCAGCAGCACCGCCCCACCGGTGATCATCGTGCCGCGCACCAGCGTGATCGTGGCCTGCTCACTGGCCAGCGGGAAGATCAGATACAGCTCCAGGTTGGCTACCTGCGACGACGCCGGCGTGCCGACGATCAGTGCCGGTCCGGAAAAGCCTTCGGTGTGCACCGTCGCGTACTGGTAGGCCGCCTGCCCGGCCTTCACGAAGCCGCGCAGCGAGGCGGGCACCTGGTCGACCGGCCCGGCAGCCGTCGCAGCGCGCGGGCCGTCGCCCGGCACGATCAGCACCACGTCGAACGCACCGGCGAGACCGGGACCGGAGGACGGATCGGTTTTCGACGTTAACGTGTTGCGGGCCAGCTGCAGGCTGCTGTCCAGCGAGCGCGTCTCCTCGCCGTTGACGATCCCGCCGACCGTCGTGCGGGCCCGTTCGATCTGCTCGACGCCCGCCTTGACCTTGACGTCAAGAACCCGGTTGGTGACCTGACTGGTCAGCACGAAGCCGAGCGCCAGGATCACCGTCAACGACAACCCGAGAGTCAATGCCACGACTCGCAGTTGCAGCGAACGGCGCCAGGCAATGCCGACGGCTCGACTCAACGCACTCATGCCCCGAGTCATGGGGCCGGTGCGCCCCCAGCGGTGACCGTGAATACGTCGCCGCGAGCCCCAAATCAATGGCGGCGCTCCTCATCATCGCGACGACGTCCTAGACCGGCGCCGGCAGTGCATATGCGCCGCTCCTCAGCATCGCTGCGCTCTGCATCGCCGCCGGCGCGGATCACGGAGGTCCGGCCTTGTAACCCACTCCTCGAACGGTCAACACCACAGTCGGGTTCTCCGGGTCTTTCTCGACCTTGGCCCGCAGACGCTGGACGTGCACATTCACCAAGCGAGTGTCCGCTGGGTGACGGTATCCCCACACCTGTTCGAGCAGTACATCACGAGTAAACACCTGGCGCGGTTTGCGTGCCAGCGCTACCAGCAGGTCGAACTCCAGCGGGGTCAGCGAGATCTGCTCGCCGTTACGGGTGACCTTGTGAGCCGGCACGTCGATCTCGACGTCGGCGATCGAGAGCATCTCGGCCGGCTCGTCGTCGTTGCGCCGCAGCCGCGCCCGCACCCGGGCGACCAGCTCCTTGGGCTTGAACGGCTTCATGATGTAGTCGTCGGCACCCGACTCCAGGCCCAGCACCACATCCACGGTGTCGGTCTTGGCCGTGAGCATCACAATCGGAACGCCGGAATCGGCGCGCAACACCCGGCACACGTCGATGCCGTTCATGCCCGGCAACATCAGGTCAAGCAGCACCAAGTCGGGCCGCAGTTCGCGCACCGCGGTCAGAGCCTGCGTGCCGTCACCGATGACCGCAGTGTCGAAGCCCTCCCCACGAAGAACGATGGTCAGCATCTCCGCGAGCGAAGCGTCGTCGTCGACGACCAAAATCCTTTGCCTCATGGAGTCCATGGTGTCACCAGATCGGGACAAAACTCGGGCGCCACACGGGCGTTTCTTCTTGGATAACGGCAAATCGTGACAAATCTGTGCTAATCGCGACCTATTCGGTGCCTATTGCAACGTCAAATCGGCCGCTAACCGCTCCGGATCCACGTCCGCGTCGACCACGAGCCACCGCCCTCCCCAGCCCGCGTCGGCCAGCCCCGCGTACACCTCCCGGGTGCGCTGCTGAAGCCCTTCGTCGCGTTCGTAGCTGTCGCGCGGACGGCCCGGATCGGACTCGGACCGGCGCCGGGCCCGCTCGCCGGCAAGCTCGGCGGACACCCCGAGCAGCACCTGACAATCCGGCACAGGCAGCCTGAGCCGCTGAAATTCCAGCGCGTACACCCAGGCGGCCGCGTCTCCCGCCGCGTCCTGGTGCAGGCGCGCGGCGCTGTAGGCGGCGTTGGAGGCGACGTAGCGATCCAGGATCAGCACGTCATGGTCGCGCCCGCGCGCGGCGATCTCCTCTACCGCGCCGGCGCGGTCCAGCGCGAACAGCATCGCCATCGCATACACCGACGACGCCAGGTCCCCGTGCTCGCCGTGCAGCGCCTCGGCCGCGATGTCGGCGGTCACCGACTGCCCGTAGCGCGGAAAGGCCATCGTCGCCACCGACGTGCCGGCTTGTTCAAACGCGGCCCGCAACCCTTCGGTCAGCGTCCGCTTGCCGGACCCGTCGACGCCCTCGATCGCGATCAGCACGGCGCCGAGCCTATCCGGCGCCTCGAGCCGCGGTGATCAGTAGCGGTAGTGGTCCGGCTTGAACGGGCCCTCGACGTCGACGCCCAGGTACTCGGCCTGGTCCTTGGTGAGCTTGGTCAGCTGACCGCCGAGCGCCTCGACGTGGATGCGGGCCACCTTCTCGTCGAGGTGCTTGGGCAGCCGGTACACCTCGTTGTCGTATTCGTCGTTCTTGGTCCACAGCTCGATCTGGGCGATCGTCTGGTTGGCGAAGCTGTTGCTCATCACGAACGACGGGTGCCCAGTGGCGTTACCGAGGTTCAGCAGGCGGCCCTCGGACAGCACGATGATCGCCTTGCCGGAGTCGCCGAACGTCCACAGGTCGACCTGCGGCTTGATGTTCAGCTTCGTCGCGCCGGAGCGCTCCAGCGCCGCCATGTCGATCTCGTTGTCGAAGTGGCCGATGTTGCCCAGGATGGCGTGGTCCTTCATCGCCTTCATGTGCTCGAGCGAGATGATGTCCTTGTTGCCCGTCGCGGTCACAACGATGTCGGCGTCGGAGATCGCGTCCTCGACGGTCACCACGTCGTAGCCCTCCATCAGCGCCTGCAGCGCGTTGATCGGGTCGATTTCGGTGACGCTGACGCGCGCACCCTGGCCCTTGGCGGCCTCCGCGCAGCCCTTGCCGACGTCGCCGTAACCACAGATCAGGACGTTCTTACCGCCGATCAGTGCGTCGGTGCCGCGGTTGATGCCGTCGAGCAGCGAGTGCCGGGTGCCGTACTTGTTGTCGAACTTGGACTTGGTCACCGAGTCGTTGACGTTGATCGCCGGGAAGGCCAGGTCGCCGGCCGCGGCGAACTGGTAGAGGCGCAGCACGCCGGTGGTGGTCTCCTCGGTCACGCCCTTGACCGACTCGGCGATCTTCGTCCACTTCGTCTTGTCCGACTCGAAGCGGCTGCGCAGCACGCCCAGGAAGACCTTCCATTCGGCCGAGTCGTCGTCCTCGGCGGGCGGCACCACGCCGGCCTTTTCGTACTGCGCGCCGCGCAGCACCATCATGGTGGCGTCACCGCCGTCGTCGAGGATCATGTTGGCCGGCTCGCCCTCCCAGGTGAGCATCTGCTCGGCGCACCACCAGTACTCCTCCAGCGACTCGCCCTTCCAGGCGAACACCGGTACGCCCTTGGGCTCCTCCGGAGTGCCGTGCGGTCCGACG
This window encodes:
- a CDS encoding AraC-like ligand-binding domain-containing protein yields the protein MTAEDSAWVAVRSVDDFAALRTGRPDSPCRWWPEIGPTVNADSFSFTHRARRLGPITVLDIDFHDDVWVNGGDIRPHYHVTVPIARSSAVGAGRRSIVSKPGSVGVYRPEGRAGICRYTGRMLAVMIDRQAVEDALAGALGRCVSSQIDCQPVMVTRHQAVRSWITMVSLFAEQLFEPGSPLQQPAVGLPFAESLVHGLLLATDHSYRAALEAKAAEPEPLAVRAAIDVIEAEADQPLTVSVLAERSYVSVRTLQQAFSDHLGVTPMAYLREVRLSRAHQMLLESDPGALPWPRSPTAGGSRTSEGSRPRTALVTASLPRKRCAAAHKGIAQARPSAQPYCLSLGARNPVRRRVTEGASP
- a CDS encoding AraC family transcriptional regulator; protein product: MTELPTADASDVHIWKPARTFDDFALVCCGRAHTHLLSEPESLSLCRRVGRIGAATVSEVALGSEMALDAGEVCGAYRVVVMRAGRTESAYRGLSMAGGPGAAMVYPPQGRVLGKWSAGSNFVSFKLERSAVEDALSDALGWQVMSQPDFAPVMSTESAAARSWINMMALFRDQVFRVDSVLNQPLVGLPFVDSLVRGFLLAVDHPHRDALAKDVRLFAPRAIRSAIEIIEEEAHLPLTLSSIATRTHISVRTLQQGFQRHLDTSPMAYLREVRLRRAHQALLRSDPSQVTVASVAYRWGFTNLGRFAAAHSARYRETPTETLRRRAFHRLTADERVHVRTARRC
- a CDS encoding FAD-binding oxidoreductase, with the translated sequence MDARIDGDIVHCLSTEYQQARRVWNAMIDRYPALVVRCRADGDVIAAIEFAREHAIGMTVRGGGHSVAGHSMIDGGPIIDLSRMCEVSVDPDAGTVRVGGGCLIADMDRATQIHGLATPAGVMSETGVAGLALGGGTGRLSRKYGLTCDNLLSARVVLANGRVVQVSANENADLYWGLRGAGTNFGVVMEFEFAAHVVAQPLPVGTAFYSLDNAADAIAHYDQVMRRAPDDLKVVLYLRRAFTEPGVPDELVDAPVCARVSVWTGNPADARSINEHLWSGAPHAFTGIQAIPFVELQSVNDGLLGPGACNYTKGGYLGEITGDCVSALIDSAQRLPSAMSVLEVSYQHGAQDRLGESDTAFPDRHADHFLNVLTRWAPGDDGRPHIEWARETFATTSNFHSGGVYSNFLAYDDDGRVRETYRNGKYERLAAIKAAYAPDNIFNSNPNILPANMIERQT
- a CDS encoding class I SAM-dependent methyltransferase, translating into MNGKPDVHLGMIPDDPAEWKALASRQLPLPIFETHFAFARARAIMAATKLGVFESLSEQAATPAEVAERCGTDTFATRQLLVALAGSGYLLYREGRYALAQTARTWLLSESPRSMVDAVLFAFDEWELMMHVEDYVRTGIPLELHQTMTGVQWAHYLRSMRAMAGVIAHEVAQFLPVPGGATDMIDVGGAHGRYSVALCRRHSQLRSVVLDVPEAVRAAAPLLATENLGARVVHLEADALTHGFGVKTYDVVLLCNLARHFSAAENALLIRRLGRALRPRGVLAVIEPLRLETGHSASEFAALNELYFGSTSRSGTWTTRDSADWQRAAGLQPSADPITLSGGDVGLQIATKI
- the lpqB gene encoding MtrAB system accessory lipoprotein LpqB, with the translated sequence MRTLDCPTSQRAISARIVVGRKLVVALLAALLAGCAGVPSTSAPQAIGTVERPAPSNLPKPTPGMDPDVLLREFLKATADPANRHLAARQFLTQSASNAWDDAGSALLIDHVVFVETRGAERVSATMRADILGSLSDIGVFETAEGVLPDPGAIELVKTSGGWRIDKLPNGVFLDWQQFQATYKRNTLYFADPTGKTVVPDPRYVAVSDHDQLPTELISKLLAGPRPEMAHTVRNLLAPPLRLRGPVTRADGGKNGIGRGYGGARIDLQKLSTTDPHSRQLLAAQIIWTLARADIRGPYVINADGAPLDDRFAEGWTTSDVAATDPGVADGAGAGLHALINGSLVGLDGQRTSTVPGAIGRMGDQTLAALSRSGRQVASVVTLHRGAPDMAESLWIGDLGGEAVQSADGHSLSRPSWALDDAVWVVVDGNNVLRAIQEPASGQPARLPVDSGALASKFPGPITDLQLSRDGTRAAMVIGGEVILAGVEQTQAGQYALTYPRRLGFGLGNTVVSLYWRTGDDMVVTRNDLAHPVSYVNLDGVNSDAPAHGLQIPLTAIAANPSTVYVAAPQGVLQYSASASESQQTWSEVPGLMTGGAVPVLPG
- the mtrB gene encoding MtrAB system histidine kinase MtrB; the protein is MIWGSRRRIHGHRWGRTGPMTRGMSALSRAVGIAWRRSLQLRVVALTLGLSLTVILALGFVLTSQVTNRVLDVKVKAGVEQIERARTTVGGIVNGEETRSLDSSLQLARNTLTSKTDPSSGPGLAGAFDVVLIVPGDGPRAATAAGPVDQVPASLRGFVKAGQAAYQYATVHTEGFSGPALIVGTPASSQVANLELYLIFPLASEQATITLVRGTMITGGAVLLVLLAGIALLVSRQVVVPVRSASRIAERFAEGHLSERMPVRGEDDMARLAVSFNDMAESLSRQITQLEEFGNLQRRFTSDVSHELRTPLTTVRMAADLIYDHSSELDPTLQRSTELMVNELDRFETLLNDLLEISRHDAGVAELSVEAVDLRTTVQSALGNVGHLSEDAGIELLVDMPAEEVIAEVDPRRVERILRNLIANAIDHAEHKPVRIRMGVDEDTVAVTVRDYGVGLRPGEEKLVFSRFWRSDPSRVRRSGGTGLGLAISVEDARLHQGRLEAWGEPGRGACFRLTLPLVRGHKVTTSPLPMKPIPTPAPPAGEPGQQQPVGTERPRQHEHAEWSL
- the mtrA gene encoding two-component system response regulator MtrA, producing the protein MDSMRQRILVVDDDASLAEMLTIVLRGEGFDTAVIGDGTQALTAVRELRPDLVLLDLMLPGMNGIDVCRVLRADSGVPIVMLTAKTDTVDVVLGLESGADDYIMKPFKPKELVARVRARLRRNDDEPAEMLSIADVEIDVPAHKVTRNGEQISLTPLEFDLLVALARKPRQVFTRDVLLEQVWGYRHPADTRLVNVHVQRLRAKVEKDPENPTVVLTVRGVGYKAGPP
- a CDS encoding dTMP kinase; translated protein: MLIAIEGVDGSGKRTLTEGLRAAFEQAGTSVATMAFPRYGQSVTADIAAEALHGEHGDLASSVYAMAMLFALDRAGAVEEIAARGRDHDVLILDRYVASNAAYSAARLHQDAAGDAAAWVYALEFQRLRLPVPDCQVLLGVSAELAGERARRRSESDPGRPRDSYERDEGLQQRTREVYAGLADAGWGGRWLVVDADVDPERLAADLTLQ
- the ahcY gene encoding adenosylhomocysteinase, with amino-acid sequence MTLTADVRNGIDFKIADLSLAEFGRKELDLAEYEMPGLMSLRREYADVQPLKGARISGSLHMTVQTAVLIETLTSLGAEVRWASCNIFSTQDHAAAAVVVGPHGTPEEPKGVPVFAWKGESLEEYWWCAEQMLTWEGEPANMILDDGGDATMMVLRGAQYEKAGVVPPAEDDDSAEWKVFLGVLRSRFESDKTKWTKIAESVKGVTEETTTGVLRLYQFAAAGDLAFPAINVNDSVTKSKFDNKYGTRHSLLDGINRGTDALIGGKNVLICGYGDVGKGCAEAAKGQGARVSVTEIDPINALQALMEGYDVVTVEDAISDADIVVTATGNKDIISLEHMKAMKDHAILGNIGHFDNEIDMAALERSGATKLNIKPQVDLWTFGDSGKAIIVLSEGRLLNLGNATGHPSFVMSNSFANQTIAQIELWTKNDEYDNEVYRLPKHLDEKVARIHVEALGGQLTKLTKDQAEYLGVDVEGPFKPDHYRY